The following proteins are co-located in the Leishmania major strain Friedlin complete genome, chromosome 30 genome:
- a CDS encoding putative intraflagellar transport (IFT) protein, producing the protein MDEDRLIMFDSNGAIRMYDPEKYDELVKTVEVERRYVEKMDEFRALVQRTMAIVQRLGEAIEAEKLKAIGFRNIVESEAEERFRAVQEAQIRLREKQTELDRYVAEYESLKLVEQEQQTFFQHLSQAKD; encoded by the coding sequence ATGGACGAGGATCGACTCATCATGTTCGATAGCAACGGTGCTATTCGCATGTACGACCCTGAAAAGTATGACGAACTTGTGAAGAcagtggaggtggagcggcgcTACGTGGAGAAGATGGACGAGTTCCGCGCTCTCGTGCAGCGCACAATGGCCATTGTCCAGCGGCTCGGCGAAGCCATCGAGGCTGAGAAACTGAAAGCGATTGGATTCCGAAACATCGTCGAAagcgaggctgaggagcgcTTCCGCGCCGTCCAGGAGGCCCAGATACGGCTGCGTGAGAAGCAGACGGAGCTAGATCGATACGTCGCAGAGTACGAGTCTCTGAAGCTCGTAGAGCAGGAACAGCAGACCTTCTTCCAGCATCTTAGCCAGGCCAAGGATTAa
- the GPI14 gene encoding putative mannosyltransferase, which yields MRNKTWLDRQSIGTLLLYGGLARVVLLIYAAFHDYYFRVKYTDIDYMIVVDGARELLHGGTPFDRTTYRYTPLLAVLVIPAVLIANPLGKVVFALSDLGAAYYCFHMLLRFSTERSAKWMVVILILFNPVVLNVSTRGNSDMLISCMSMGVLAKFAEGRYFTAASILGFAVHFKIYPIIYALPLVLGVWERAKQERFFGRLAHTASVVVGCGLCFTVAFAVPTYVCYLVYGQQYLDEGFIYHIHREDHRHNFSPYWLLMYLNMGRRDLGVGVDYSAGLFAFLPQFAVLCYASWKLRKNIAHACCVETILFVAFNKVCTVQYFVWFLPFLAFVFCEPAQPKWLTGVTNAPKSERPSMLSAVAAILMWSLMIPLWVWTAYGLEFEGRNHYGRLWIVSCVFYLATVSLAAWLGRLCYRSRITVSIKDHRPASKRA from the coding sequence ATGCGCAACAAGACGTGGCTGGACAGGCAGAGCATTGGCACGCTTCTCCTTTACGGAGGGCTCGCGCGGGTTGTGCTGCTGATTTACGCCGCCTTCCACGACTACTACTTTCGAGTCAAGTACACGGATATCGACTACATGATTGTGGTCGATGGCGCCAGGGAACTGCTACACGGCGGAACGCCATTTGATCGCACAACGTACCGCTACACGCCGCTTCTGGCCGTCCTGGTGATACCCGCCGTGCTGATCGCCAACCCGCTTGGGAAGGTCGTCTTTGCCCTGAGCGACCTGGGCGCAGCCTACTATTGCTTTCACATGCTCCTGCGCTTTTCGACGGAGCGGAGCGCCAAGTGGATGGTGGTTATCTTGATCCTCTTCAACCCCGTCGTGCTGAACGTGTCGACGCGTGGAAACAGCGACATGCTCATCTCGTGCATGAGTATGGGTGTGTTGGCGAAGTTTGCGGAGGGTCGCTACTTCACCGCAGCGTCGATCCTCGGCTTCGCCGTGCACTTTAAAATCTATCCCATCATCTACGCGCTTCCGTTGGTGCTCGGCGTGTGGGAGCGCGCGAAGCAAGAACGCTTTTTCGGTCGTCTTGCCcacaccgcctccgtcgtgGTCGGATGTGGCCTCTGCTTCACGGTCGCCTTCGCTGTTCCGACGTATGTGTGCTACCTGGTCTACGGCCAACAGTATCTCGACGAGGGCTTCATCTACCATATCCATCGGGAGGACCACCGGCACAACTTCTCCCCGTACTGGCTGCTCATGTATCTCAACATGGGCCGCCGCGACCttggcgtcggcgtcgacTACTCCGCCGGACTGTTTGCGTTTCTGCCGCAGTTTGCAGTGCTGTGCTACGCTTCGTGGAAGCTTCGCAAGAACATTGCCCACGCCTGCTGCGTTGAGACGATTCTCTTCGTCGCCTTCAACAAGGTCTGCACCGTGCAGTACTTCGTGTGGTTCCTCCCGTTCCTAGCGTTCGTCTTCTGCGAGCCGGCGCAGCCAAAATGGCTGACGGGTGTCACTAATGCCCCCAAGTCGGAGCGGCCGTCGATGCTTTCGGCTGTTGCGGCCATCCTCATGTGGAGCCTCATGATTCCGCTGTGGGTGTGGACAGCATACGGACTCGAGTTCGAGGGACGGAACCACTACGGCCGCCTCTGGATCGTGTCGTGTGTCTTCTACCTTGCCACAGTGAGCCTCGCCGCGTGGCTGGGGCGGCTGTGCTATCGGAGTCGCATAACGGTCTCCATCAAGGACCACCGCCCGGCGTCCAAACGGGCGTAA